Within the Streptomyces sp. NBC_00353 genome, the region ACATCTCCGCAGTACTGCACGATGCGCCCCTCCGCCTCGGAGTCACTGTTGTTCATGGCTGCCACCGTCGCCTCCGCCAAGGTGCGGCCTCCGCCGACGGTCTCGTCCCGGAGCGGTCGCATCGCGAGGAAGGCGTCCTGAGCGACGGCCCCGACCTCGTCGTACCCTGACGACTCCGGCGTGTCCGTGCCCGCCGCGTTCCGCGCCTTCTGCCACGTCCCCAGCTGCGTGCAGTAGTTCTCCCGCTGCGCGGTCAGCCGCTCCTCGTCCTTGGCTTCGGACGAGGAACACCCCGCCGCCACCGCCATCAGGGCGAGGACCGGGACTATCGCCTTAAGTGCACGCACCACGTTGCCCCCGGCTGAAACTGCGCCCGATCGTCCCTGTCACCTGCAACTCAGGCAGCAGGATACCCGCGTGGGATACCCGGGGAATCTCCCCAGCAGTACCGCCCTGTTGCTTACCGACTACGGACTCTCGGCCTGGTGCCTGCCGCCGCAGCGCCTCCGGCGAACTGCCATCTCCGGTCCCCGCACAGCAGCCGCTGCCGCCTCGAATCGGCCGAGCCCGACGTGTGGCCTCCCGGCCGACGACGACCCTGACCTCAAGCGATTGAGATGGAGCCGGGGGAGCGGACGACCGACCGACAGCGAGGGTCCTTGGCGTGGGACGAGGGCACCACGACTCGCTGAGCGGTGCTGCTGCGCAGCATTCGCACGACGTTGTCAGTCGTCGCCGTACAGGGTGCGCATCACCTCGTTTCCCATCCCTGCGGTCGGCAAGGCGCGCAGCCGTGGCGGGCAGACCACACGCAGAGCCCAGTCGGCAGCCCGGTGACGGTCGTGCCGGGCAGGTTCCTGGGGCGGACACGACCGTCACACCGGTGATCGCCGGGAGCAACAACTCCTGCTCAGGACGCCGACCGCCGAGCGCGGAACGCCGCGGGCCGGGGGGCGGCCCGCGCCCTGATGGCGTCGGCCCTGGGGCAGCGGGATGCGTTCGGTCAGGCCTTCACGGGCGTGCGCTTGAGCCGCGCGGCGACCGTCTGCAGAAGCTGATCGGAGAGCTCGGGGTCGGCAACCGCCCGCGACATCAGCAGGGCGCCGACCATCGCACTCAGCGTGAGCATGGCGTCGGCCTGCACTTCATCGGAGTCGTCGCCGCCCGCCGTCTCGCTGATGAGTTCCAGATAGCCTCGCACCTGCTTTTCGTACGCCTCCTTCATCTCGGCTTCGCCGCGCCCTGCCGAGGCGCCGAGCGTCACCACTGCGCAGCCCGTTCCGGGAGTATCACGGTGGCGGGCGCTGAGGTAGGAGTCGATCAGTCCTGTGCGGGGCTCCTCGCGGTTCCGACGGGCGGCATCCGCCATCTTGCTCTCCCCATCGGCCAGGGCGAGGGCCGCAGCCTGATTCATCAGGTCGTCGCGCGAGGCGAAGTGCTTGTAGAACCCGCCGTGGGTCAGACCGGCCTCGTTCATCAGCTCCGCGACGCCCGGGCGGGTCAGCCCCTCCTCGCGGATACGGCGAGCGGCGATCCGTAGGACCCGCTCACGCGACTCCGCCTTGGCTGCCTGGGAGTGACCCATTTCAAGACCTCCCGATCTGCGACAGACTGCACCGAGCAAATGTGGATGACGGTCATCATACATCCATCCATGCACCCACTCGCCCTCCCGGGCTGTCGGGCCGGCCGAGGCCGCACAGCAGTGAAGCCGGGGGTGCCTCGGACGCCTCACATACGCCATCCGGCACACGTGAAGCGCAACGGGGCGACCGTCACCGCGCGCGCTCCCAGATGAGGACGCCCGTGCGGCGGGCGCCCCGGATCAGGGCGGGCTCGGGCAGGGTCAGCCGGAGCCTGTTGCCGTCCCAGTCGGCGACCCGGGCCAGGGTGGTGCCCACCCAGTTGGGAAACAGGCTGAGTTCGACGTGGTGGACCACGAAGTCGTCTTCGGGAACCTCGTAGGTCCCTCCATAGGCCATATAGCCGCCGGCCGCCGTGGCCAGTTCCTCGGGCAGCCCCTCCTCGAGGCGCCCCTGCCGGAAACGGGGCCGCAGTGGACGCATGATCTGGGCCGACATGTGGCCACTGGGTGTGTACGTGATGAGGCCCTGGGGCCGCGGGCCGAAGGGCTCGATGACGTTGCCGTCGTCGACGGCGGTGGCCTTGTACGACACCAGGCGCCAGGCGCCGACAAGGGCCTTGCGCAGTTCATCGGGATTCATGTGGTTCCTCCGGGGCGCTTCGAGGGGCGATAGGGCGGCGAGGAGGCGCATGGCGCCCGGATCCTCGGCACCGTCCCTCCGGTGACCGTCGAGCCAGGGGTGGCAATCGGGGGTGTGCTCACGCCGCCCGCAGGCGCGTCGCCGCAGGGTTCCGGTGGCGACGCCATTGTGGATGATGCTCATCATACAGATGACCCCACGCCAAGTGCCCCCCTTTGACATTCAGGATGACGTCAATCATCCTGAATGTGGATGATGACAGTCATCCACGCTA harbors:
- a CDS encoding TetR/AcrR family transcriptional regulator translates to MGHSQAAKAESRERVLRIAARRIREEGLTRPGVAELMNEAGLTHGGFYKHFASRDDLMNQAAALALADGESKMADAARRNREEPRTGLIDSYLSARHRDTPGTGCAVVTLGASAGRGEAEMKEAYEKQVRGYLELISETAGGDDSDEVQADAMLTLSAMVGALLMSRAVADPELSDQLLQTVAARLKRTPVKA
- a CDS encoding lipocalin-like domain-containing protein; translated protein: MMSIIHNGVATGTLRRRACGRREHTPDCHPWLDGHRRDGAEDPGAMRLLAALSPLEAPRRNHMNPDELRKALVGAWRLVSYKATAVDDGNVIEPFGPRPQGLITYTPSGHMSAQIMRPLRPRFRQGRLEEGLPEELATAAGGYMAYGGTYEVPEDDFVVHHVELSLFPNWVGTTLARVADWDGNRLRLTLPEPALIRGARRTGVLIWERAR